In the genome of Penaeus vannamei isolate JL-2024 unplaced genomic scaffold, ASM4276789v1 unanchor5257, whole genome shotgun sequence, one region contains:
- the LOC138861406 gene encoding uncharacterized protein gives MVKTLTQKWRPKTKVIEDKDGNLLTNIDDILTRWKEYCEELYNHEVQKDPEILTRLTKEVTQHQYVEEPPILKDEIIAAIKKLKNSKSPGTDNITAELRAGGDPVIDILHKIYNMIIESGEWPVRW, from the coding sequence ATGGTTAAGACTCTCACACAGAAGTGGCGACCTAAAACCAAAGTAATTGAAGACAAGGACGGGAATTTGCTAACAAATATTGATGACATCTTGACCAGATGGAAAGAATATTGTGAAGAACTCTATAACCATGAAGTTCAAAAAGATCCGGAAATTCTCACTAGACTAACCAAAGAAGTAACACAACATCAATATGTTGAAGAACCTCCAATCCTAAAAGATGAAATAATTGCAGCCATTAAGAAATTAAAGAATAGCAAGTCACCAGGGACAGATAATATCACTGCAGAGCTGAGAGCAGGTGGTGATCCAGTGATAGACATCCTACATAAAATTTATAACATGATTATTGAATCAGGAGAATGGCCGGTCCGATGGTAA